A genomic stretch from Camarhynchus parvulus chromosome 11, STF_HiC, whole genome shotgun sequence includes:
- the SDR42E1 gene encoding short-chain dehydrogenase/reductase family 42E member 1, whose protein sequence is MEEGNAAKGRVLITGGGGYFGFRLGCAIYQKGVDVILFDVVKPLHTVPEGIKFMQGDICCLSEVEEALRDVICVFHIASYGMSGREQLNRKLIEDVNVKGTEYVIQACRSRGVSSLVYTSTYNVIFGGQIIENGDESLPYLPLHLHPDHYSRTKSLAEMKVLEANGAELANGRGVLRTCALRPAGIYGPGEQRHLPRIVSYIERGLFKFVYGDPLSLVEFVHVDNLVQAHVLASEALRASKQHIAAGQAYFISDGRPVNNFEFFRPLVEGLGYKFPTLRLPLSLVYFFAFLTEIVHFLVGRIYNFQPLLTRTEVYKTGVTHYFSMEKARKELGYKPQQYSLDEVVEWFRSQGCGPKPRNYTMMHLVRDGGLLVLLIAVLISWLPSAATFSL, encoded by the exons ATGGAAGAAGGAAACGCTGCCAAGGGAAGAGTCCTCATTACTGGAGGAGGGGGTTATTTTGGCTTCCG TTTAGGTTGTGCCATATATCAAAAGGGAGTCGATGTGATTCTCTTTGATGTGGTGAAGCCACTTCACACCGTGCCAGAGGGAATAAAGTTCATGCAGGGAGATATCTGTTGCCTGTCTGAAGTGGAAGAAGCTCTCAGAGATGTAATCTGCGTGTTCCATATCGCTTCCTATGGAATgtctggcagggagcagctgaaccGAAAACTTATAGAAGATGTTAACGTGAAAGGAACAGAATATGTcatccaggcctgcaggagcaggggagtgTCCAGCCTGGTTTATACAAGTACCTACAATGTGATATTTGGAGGCCAGATTATAGAAAATGGGGATGAGTCTCTGCCTTACCTACCTCTACACCTTCACCCTGATCACTACTCCAGAACGAAATCCTTAGCTGAAATGAAGGTGCTGGAGGCAAACGGTGCTGAGCTGGCAAATGGGAGAGGTGTCCTGAGGACCTGTGCTCTCCGGCCAGCAGGGATCTACGGGCCTGGGGAGCAGAGACACCTGCCAAGAATAGTCAGCTACATTGAAAGGGGACTGTTTAAATTTGTCTATGGAGACCCTCTGAGTCTGGTGGAGTTTGTACACGTGGACAACCTGGTCCAGGCTCATGTCCTTGCCTCCGAGGCCCTCAGAGCCAGCAAGCAGCACATTGCTGCAGGCCAGGCCTATTTCATTTCTGACGGCAGGCCTGTCAATAACTTTGAATTTTTCCGACCACTAGTGGAAGGTTTGGGTTACAAGTTCCCAACCCTGCGCCTTCCCCTCTCTCTTGTCTATTTTTTTGCATTCCTTACTGAAATAGTTCATTTCCTTGTGGGGCGTATTTATAActtccagcccctcctcacTCGCACAGAGGTTTACAAAACTGGTGTCACACACTACTTCAGCATGGAGAAggccaggaaggagctgggctATAAGCCCCAGCAGTACAGCCTGGATGAAGTGGTGGAGTGGTTTAGATCCCAGGGATGTGGACCAAAGCCAAGAAATTACACCATGATGCACCTGGTTAGGGATGGAGGACTGCTTGTGCTGCTGATTGCTGTGCTCATCTCCTGGCTTCCGTCTGCAGCGACATTTTCACTCTGA